Proteins found in one Triticum urartu cultivar G1812 chromosome 4, Tu2.1, whole genome shotgun sequence genomic segment:
- the LOC125553437 gene encoding protein FAF-like, chloroplastic, whose product MSVAVCRGPAVPAFETPAWLRPAELYKPEAAVADDRPAQVDVWNAIQADVVDSKAAAAKKPYVSPRVRRSMSQKSLEVCTESLGCETGSGDFTDAVDMACLFGASPLPTVPGEAEESFWEESSAAQESCYPGEVDLVAVNYHSSAGRRSPRRSFPPPLPSMSSRDGPCLKMCSRRQDGRLVVEAVVVRPRGYLQANRQGGRLCLSFIECSARGQSGTSKSAAPAEASYFVPVVEGKCEPEQEVAMQVEEEEDEEEVEVVDRGTMVEVKVSSQPQAPAAAKVHRSTLVINKFVGSTPFTLEQARCHAADARHPEPSAREETPTLLRRVPSSTTTLAAAVAVASTETGAPHAPVDGDDSDEEDEDDECGGRHHRASALAAADTKQQLLLFTSRRGDKHDLLQSVRRCRQLRQKPLFILEQYCIATS is encoded by the coding sequence ATGTCGGTGGCCGTGTGCCGTGGCCCGGCCGTGCCGGCGTTCGAGACCCCCGCCTGGCTGCGCCCGGCTGAGCTGTACAAGCCGGAGGCGGCGGTGGCCGACGACCGGCCTGCGCAGGTCGACGTATGGAATGCCATCCAGGCCGACGTGGTCGACAGCAAGGCGGCCGCCGCCAAGAAGCCGTACGTCAGCCCGCGCGTGCGCCGGTCCATGAGCCAGAAGAGCCTCGAGGTCTGCACCGAGAGCCTCGGCTGCGAGACCGGCTCCGGcgacttcaccgacgccgtcGACATGGCCTGCCTCTTTGGTGCCTCGCCGCTGCCGACGGTGCCCGGCGAGGCAGAGGAGTCCTTCTGGGAGGAGAGCAGTGCCGCACAAGAAAGCTGCTACCCGGGCGAGGTCGACCTCGTGGCGGTGAACTACCACTCCTCGGCCGGGAGACGGTCGCCGCGCCGCTCGTtcccgccgccgctgccgtccATGTCCAGCCGCGACGGGCCGTGCCTGAAGATGTGCTCGCGCCGCCAGGACGGCCGCCTCGTCGTCGAGGCGGTGGTGGTGAGGCCGCGCGGGTACCTCCAGGCGAACCGCCAGGGCGGCCGCCTCTGCCTCTCCTTCATCGAGTGCTCTGCCCGTGGGCAGAGCGGTACGAGCAAGAGCGCGGCCCCGGCCGAGGCGTCCTACTTCGTCCCGGTCGTGGAGGGCAAGTGCGAGCCAGAGCAGGAGGTGGCCATGcaggtggaggaggaggaagacgaggaggaggtggaggtggtggacAGAGGCACCATGGTGGAGGTGAAGGTCAGCTCGCAGCCGCAGGCGCCCGCGGCCGCCAAGGTGCACCGGTCGACGCTCGTGATCAACAAGTTCGTCGGGAGCACGCCCTTCACCTTGGAGCAAGCGCGGTGCCACGCCGCCGACGCGCGGCACCCCGAGCCGTCCGCCCGCGAGGAAACCCCAACGCTGCTGCGCCGGGTGCCCTCGTCCACGACGACGCTCGCGGCCGCGGTCGCGGTGGCGTCGACCGAGACGGGCGCGCCGCACGCTCCCGTCGACGGCGACGACAGtgacgaggaggacgaggacgacgAGTGCGGCGGACGGCACCACCGCGCGTCGGCCCTGGCCGCCGCGGACACGAAGCAGCAGCTCCTGCTGTTCACGTCGCGGCGGGGCGACAAGCACGACCTGCTGCAGAGCGTGCGGCGGTGCCGGCAGCTGCGGCAGAAGCCGCTCTTCATCCTGGAGCAGTACTGCATTGCCACCTCCTAA